Proteins encoded by one window of Chryseobacterium foetidum:
- a CDS encoding ABC transporter permease: MNNIILITKREFLTQVKKKSFVVLTLLAPILLLAFGAVIGLMFKANESHTKIEVVDNSGLFKNALKSDDKINYNFITEANPAKKVESLKKSEATDGILILPQLNGSDYAGFEKNTQLLLNTKIGFDTKKMIASDINEVLKKEKIKKLGIQNSQLEDLDKRFSLTTINLTNDDKEDSDMAFGVKSVLSMLLMYVTFMFIIIYGVRVMRSVLEEKNNRVVEIIISSVKPFELMMGKILGVTLVALTQFMVWITMSVIGALVLNTGFSSIQKNIPGADEEMTSKFDIVEMGTQISHSLLELNFPLIIFVFIVFFLLGYMFYSSIYAAVGSAVDNETETQQFTIFAILPLMLGMYGSFSVMNNPDGPLGFWLSIIPFTSPVAMIARIPFGVPAWQIALSIFLLLATTIFMIFVAGKIYRVGILMYGNKASMKEIWKWIKE, from the coding sequence ATGAACAATATAATCTTAATAACCAAAAGAGAATTTCTTACACAGGTGAAGAAAAAATCTTTTGTTGTGCTTACTCTTCTTGCTCCAATCCTTCTTTTGGCTTTTGGAGCAGTCATCGGTCTGATGTTTAAAGCCAATGAATCCCACACGAAAATTGAGGTGGTAGACAACAGCGGATTATTTAAAAATGCCCTAAAATCAGACGATAAAATCAATTATAACTTTATTACCGAGGCAAATCCGGCAAAGAAAGTGGAGTCTTTAAAGAAAAGTGAAGCGACTGACGGAATTTTAATCTTACCTCAGCTCAACGGATCTGATTATGCAGGTTTTGAAAAAAACACACAGCTTTTGCTCAACACAAAAATTGGTTTTGACACCAAAAAAATGATTGCCTCAGACATCAATGAAGTTCTAAAAAAAGAAAAAATAAAAAAGCTCGGCATTCAGAATTCCCAGCTGGAAGATCTGGATAAAAGATTTTCGCTTACAACCATCAATCTTACAAACGATGATAAAGAGGATTCTGATATGGCTTTCGGTGTGAAAAGCGTGCTCAGTATGCTTTTGATGTACGTCACGTTTATGTTTATCATTATTTACGGCGTTCGTGTAATGCGAAGCGTCCTGGAAGAAAAAAACAACCGTGTGGTTGAAATTATTATTTCATCTGTGAAACCTTTTGAGCTGATGATGGGGAAAATTCTGGGTGTAACGCTGGTTGCCCTCACCCAGTTTATGGTTTGGATTACCATGTCGGTGATTGGTGCTTTGGTTTTAAACACAGGCTTTTCATCGATTCAAAAAAATATTCCAGGGGCGGATGAAGAGATGACTTCAAAATTTGACATCGTGGAAATGGGAACTCAGATTTCCCACAGCCTTCTGGAGCTGAATTTCCCTTTAATCATCTTCGTTTTTATTGTGTTTTTCCTTTTGGGATATATGTTTTACAGCTCGATTTACGCAGCTGTAGGTTCGGCGGTAGACAATGAAACGGAAACGCAGCAATTCACCATTTTTGCCATCCTTCCGCTGATGTTGGGAATGTACGGAAGCTTTTCTGTGATGAATAATCCTGACGGTCCGCTTGGTTTCTGGCTGTCGATTATTCCGTTTACTTCTCCCGTTGCGATGATTGCGAGAATTCCGTTTGGGGTTCCTGCGTGGCAGATTGCACTTTCTATTTTTCTGCTTTTGGCCACGACCATTTTTATGATTTTTGTTGCAGGAAAAATTTACAGAGTCGGGATTTTAATGTACGGAAATAAGGCAAGTATGAAGGAGATCTGGAAGTGGATTAAAGAATAA
- the lpxA gene encoding acyl-ACP--UDP-N-acetylglucosamine O-acyltransferase, with the protein MIHQLAAVDKRAKISKNVTIEPFTTIAGDVEIGEGTWIGSNVTIMDGARIGKNCRIFPGTVISAIPQDLKFDGEDTQTIIGDETTIRECVTVNRGTKALGFTKIGTNCLIMATSHIAHDCVIGDHVIIVNGCGIAGHVEIGDYTVMGGLSAVHQFGKIGKHVMISGGTLVRKDIPPYVKVAREPMSYAGINSVGLRRRGFSNDKIFEIQKIYRAIFQMKMNVSQAVSHIEKEMLPTAERDEILQFIQNSPRGIVKGYGTGKE; encoded by the coding sequence ATGATTCACCAGCTAGCAGCCGTTGATAAACGCGCAAAAATAAGCAAAAATGTAACCATAGAACCATTTACCACGATTGCCGGAGATGTGGAAATCGGCGAGGGTACGTGGATTGGTTCAAACGTTACCATTATGGACGGTGCAAGAATCGGTAAGAATTGCAGGATATTTCCGGGTACGGTGATCTCAGCAATTCCTCAGGATTTGAAGTTTGACGGTGAAGATACCCAGACAATTATTGGTGACGAAACTACAATCAGAGAATGTGTGACCGTAAACAGAGGTACAAAGGCTTTAGGTTTTACAAAAATCGGTACCAACTGTCTGATTATGGCGACTTCACACATTGCACACGATTGTGTAATCGGTGATCACGTTATCATCGTAAACGGTTGCGGTATTGCAGGTCACGTTGAAATAGGTGATTACACTGTGATGGGCGGGCTGTCAGCAGTACATCAGTTTGGCAAAATCGGGAAGCACGTAATGATTTCCGGAGGTACCCTGGTGAGAAAAGATATTCCACCTTACGTAAAAGTAGCTCGTGAGCCGATGTCTTATGCGGGAATCAATTCTGTTGGTTTAAGAAGAAGAGGCTTCAGCAACGATAAAATTTTCGAAATTCAGAAGATTTACAGGGCAATTTTCCAGATGAAGATGAATGTTTCACAAGCCGTTTCGCACATCGAAAAGGAAATGCTTCCTACAGCGGAAAGAGACGAGATTCTTCAGTTTATTCAAAATTCACCGAGAGGTATCGTAAAGGGATACGGAACGGGGAAAGAATAA
- a CDS encoding UDP-3-O-(3-hydroxymyristoyl)glucosamine N-acyltransferase, producing MTFHQPQKLKTIADLIGAKFVGSEDFQVFGTNEIHRVKSGEIVFVNHPKYYDKALNSAATIILIDKEVDCPEGKALLISDDPFGDFNKINNHFTRIYNFTETLHDVEIGEGTKIHPSAVLGNNITIGKNSLIFPNVVIGDRTVIGDNVVIQSNTVLGGDAFYYRKLNGNFDRLISVGNVIIENNVEIGNGCTIDRGVTDSTIIGEGSVLDNQIQIGHDTVIGKRCLIASQVGIAGCCIIGDEVTLWGQVGIASGNNIESGSVLLGKTGVNRDLKKGTYIGMFAEDYKTYLKKEVKLRNLE from the coding sequence ATGACTTTCCATCAACCACAAAAACTAAAAACCATTGCTGACCTTATCGGCGCAAAATTCGTGGGTTCCGAAGATTTTCAGGTTTTTGGCACCAACGAAATTCACAGAGTAAAATCCGGTGAAATTGTTTTCGTCAACCATCCGAAATATTACGACAAAGCTTTAAATTCTGCTGCCACCATCATTTTAATCGATAAAGAAGTGGATTGTCCGGAAGGAAAAGCGTTATTAATCTCAGATGATCCTTTCGGAGATTTCAATAAAATCAATAACCACTTCACAAGAATCTACAACTTTACCGAAACACTCCACGATGTGGAAATAGGAGAGGGCACAAAAATTCATCCTTCAGCTGTGCTTGGCAACAACATCACCATTGGAAAAAACAGTTTGATTTTTCCAAATGTTGTCATCGGCGACCGCACTGTGATTGGTGATAATGTTGTCATTCAATCCAACACCGTTTTGGGTGGCGATGCATTTTATTACAGAAAACTCAACGGAAATTTTGACCGTCTGATTTCGGTAGGAAATGTTATCATCGAAAACAATGTAGAAATCGGAAACGGATGTACCATCGACAGAGGTGTTACGGATTCCACAATTATCGGGGAAGGTTCAGTTTTAGACAACCAAATCCAGATTGGTCACGATACTGTGATTGGGAAAAGGTGTCTGATTGCTTCTCAGGTAGGAATTGCAGGCTGTTGCATCATTGGTGATGAGGTTACCCTGTGGGGACAGGTTGGTATTGCTTCAGGAAATAATATCGAAAGCGGCTCCGTACTTTTAGGTAAAACAGGAGTCAACCGTGACCTCAAAAAAGGTACTTACATCGGCATGTTTGCTGAAGATTACAAAACTTACCTCAAAAAAGAGGTGAAATTGAGAAATCTTGAGTAA
- a CDS encoding bifunctional UDP-3-O-[3-hydroxymyristoyl] N-acetylglucosamine deacetylase/3-hydroxyacyl-ACP dehydratase, protein MSDMQKTLQEEVTLSGIGLHTGREVKLTIKPAKENTGFVFVRTDLEGHPQVEADVNYVVATERGTTLEKLGVKINTCEHLLAALVGCDVDNAIMEMDASEPPILDGSSKFFVEAVESVGVVEQSVAREYLVVKEVLSYSDPATGSEITIIPSDTYEVTTMVDFGTKVLGTQNATLKNISEFKEEISSARTFSFLHELEMLLDHGLIKGGDISNAIVYVDKDLTPETTEKLKKAFGKDNVSIRPNGILDNLTLNYPNEAARHKLLDVIGDLALTGVKIKGKVIANKPGHYVNTQFAKKLNRQWKLQKKKNVPEFDLNKPPVFDINGIMRLMPHRYPFLLIDKVLELSDKHVVGLKNVTFNEPFFVGHFPKEPVMPGVLQVEALAQTGGILVLASVPDPENYSTYFIKIDKVKFKRKVIPGDTLVFKIELITPIRRGIVHMQGYGYVGDTIAVEAELMAQVAKNKLD, encoded by the coding sequence ATGAGTGATATGCAAAAAACGCTTCAGGAAGAGGTTACCCTTTCTGGAATTGGCCTTCATACCGGTAGAGAAGTAAAACTGACCATTAAACCGGCAAAAGAAAACACAGGTTTTGTATTTGTACGAACCGATCTTGAGGGACATCCTCAGGTAGAAGCCGATGTAAACTACGTTGTAGCGACCGAAAGAGGTACTACACTTGAAAAATTAGGTGTGAAAATCAATACCTGCGAGCATCTTTTGGCTGCTTTGGTGGGTTGCGACGTAGACAATGCCATTATGGAAATGGATGCTTCAGAACCACCAATTTTAGATGGTTCTTCAAAGTTTTTTGTTGAAGCTGTTGAAAGTGTTGGTGTGGTGGAACAGTCTGTTGCAAGAGAATATCTTGTGGTAAAGGAAGTTCTGAGCTACAGCGATCCTGCGACAGGTTCTGAGATTACGATTATTCCTTCAGACACCTACGAAGTAACAACAATGGTAGATTTTGGAACCAAGGTTTTGGGAACCCAGAATGCTACACTTAAAAATATTTCAGAATTTAAGGAAGAGATTTCTTCAGCGAGAACATTCAGCTTTTTGCATGAATTGGAAATGTTACTGGATCATGGTTTAATAAAAGGGGGTGATATTTCAAATGCCATCGTTTATGTAGACAAGGATCTTACGCCTGAAACTACAGAAAAGCTGAAAAAAGCTTTCGGAAAAGACAATGTTTCCATCAGACCAAACGGAATTTTAGATAATTTGACTTTAAACTATCCAAATGAAGCTGCAAGACACAAACTGCTCGACGTGATTGGTGATTTGGCTCTTACCGGAGTTAAAATTAAAGGAAAAGTTATCGCCAATAAGCCTGGTCACTATGTCAACACGCAGTTTGCAAAAAAACTGAACAGACAGTGGAAGCTTCAGAAAAAGAAAAATGTTCCGGAATTTGATTTAAATAAACCACCGGTTTTTGATATCAACGGAATTATGAGATTAATGCCTCACCGTTACCCGTTTTTGTTGATCGATAAAGTTCTTGAGCTTTCAGACAAACACGTGGTAGGTTTGAAAAATGTGACTTTCAACGAGCCGTTTTTCGTAGGACATTTCCCTAAAGAGCCTGTAATGCCGGGCGTTCTACAGGTGGAAGCACTGGCACAGACCGGTGGTATTCTTGTTTTGGCAAGTGTTCCTGACCCTGAAAATTATTCTACATATTTCATTAAAATAGATAAGGTGAAATTCAAGAGAAAAGTAATTCCGGGAGATACTCTGGTTTTCAAAATTGAATTGATTACGCCTATCAGAAGAGGTATTGTACACATGCAGGGCTACGGATATGTAGGTGATACAATTGCTGTAGAAGCAGAACTAATGGCTCAGGTAGCTAAAAATAAACTTGACTAA
- the sucD gene encoding succinate--CoA ligase subunit alpha: protein MSILVNKDSKVIVQGFTGNEGTFHAGQMIEYGTNVVGGVTPGKGGSEHLGKPVFNTVADAVAKAGANVSIIFVPPAFAADAIMEAAEAGIKVIVCITEGIPVADMVKVKSYIADKDCRLIGPNCPGIITSDEAKIGIMPGFVFKAGKVGIVSKSGTLTYEAADQVVKAGYGISTAIGIGGDPIIGTTTREALELFINDPETEAVVMIGEIGGGLEAEAARWYKASGSTKPVVGFIAGQTAPKGRTMGHAGAIVGGAEDTAQAKMEIMRENGINVVDSPAEIGVTIAKVLG from the coding sequence ATGTCAATTTTAGTAAACAAAGATTCTAAAGTAATTGTACAAGGTTTTACAGGGAACGAAGGTACTTTCCACGCAGGTCAAATGATTGAATACGGAACCAACGTTGTAGGTGGTGTTACTCCGGGGAAAGGAGGAAGCGAGCACTTAGGGAAGCCGGTTTTCAATACAGTTGCTGATGCAGTTGCAAAAGCAGGGGCAAACGTAAGTATCATTTTTGTACCGCCTGCATTTGCTGCAGATGCGATCATGGAAGCTGCTGAAGCAGGTATCAAGGTAATCGTTTGTATTACAGAAGGTATTCCTGTAGCTGATATGGTGAAAGTAAAATCTTACATCGCTGACAAAGACTGCAGATTGATCGGGCCAAACTGTCCTGGTATCATCACTTCTGATGAGGCTAAAATTGGTATTATGCCAGGTTTCGTTTTCAAAGCGGGTAAAGTGGGGATCGTTTCAAAATCAGGAACTCTTACTTACGAAGCTGCTGATCAGGTTGTTAAAGCTGGTTACGGAATTTCTACAGCTATCGGAATCGGTGGTGACCCAATTATCGGTACTACGACAAGAGAAGCTTTGGAATTATTCATCAACGACCCTGAAACTGAAGCTGTTGTAATGATCGGAGAAATCGGTGGAGGTCTTGAGGCTGAAGCTGCAAGATGGTACAAGGCAAGCGGTTCTACAAAACCAGTTGTTGGTTTCATCGCAGGTCAAACTGCTCCTAAAGGAAGAACAATGGGGCACGCAGGTGCAATCGTTGGTGGTGCAGAAGATACAGCTCAGGCAAAAATGGAAATCATGAGAGAAAACGGAATCAACGTTGTAGACTCTCCGGCAGAAATCGGTGTTACCATCGCAAAAGTTTTAGGATAA
- the efp gene encoding elongation factor P, whose amino-acid sequence MATSNDIRKGLCIEYSNDIFKVIEFLHVKPGKGPAFVRTKLKSVTNGKVIDNTFSAGHKIDEVKVITRKFQYLYDDENGFHFMNNDDFSQLYLNKEMIENSNLMKAGEEVTIILKEADETPLSAELPQSVYLEVVEADPGVKGNTATNALKNAIVETGARVMVPLFIEAGDKIKVSTEDGSYLERVKE is encoded by the coding sequence ATGGCAACAAGTAACGATATCAGAAAAGGTCTTTGCATCGAGTATAGCAATGATATTTTTAAAGTAATCGAGTTTCTTCACGTAAAACCAGGTAAAGGTCCTGCATTCGTAAGAACAAAATTAAAGTCTGTAACCAATGGTAAAGTAATTGACAATACTTTCTCTGCAGGTCACAAAATCGACGAAGTAAAGGTAATCACAAGAAAATTCCAGTATCTTTATGATGATGAGAATGGTTTCCACTTTATGAATAACGATGATTTCTCTCAGTTATATTTAAACAAAGAAATGATCGAAAACTCAAACCTGATGAAAGCAGGTGAAGAAGTAACTATCATTTTGAAGGAAGCAGACGAAACGCCACTTTCAGCAGAATTACCACAGTCTGTCTACCTTGAGGTGGTAGAAGCAGATCCGGGTGTGAAAGGAAACACAGCAACCAACGCTTTGAAAAATGCAATCGTTGAAACAGGAGCAAGAGTAATGGTTCCTTTGTTCATCGAGGCTGGAGACAAAATCAAAGTAAGCACAGAAGACGGTTCTTACTTAGAAAGAGTAAAAGAGTAA
- a CDS encoding porin family protein, with amino-acid sequence MKKILLASALAFSLMASAQIDFRNTRFGLTAGVNNSRVRNAHNPSGGRFSFQGGVLALIPMGSSNQFFLQPEVVYYGAGESGKDKDAKGMQGYNAMYANNYISVPVSFKGYFSEAESEFFGQIGPRFNFLVDQKVTNESREIYRTDRFGKAKSFNFALGAGIGYSYKRQLELTLKYDFGLSNTYPDLDESKIDPNSAKKKSEQVLSLSLSYIFK; translated from the coding sequence ATGAAAAAAATATTATTGGCATCAGCTTTAGCCTTTTCCCTCATGGCTTCTGCTCAGATCGATTTCAGAAATACAAGATTCGGTCTCACAGCAGGAGTCAACAATTCAAGAGTAAGAAATGCTCACAATCCTTCCGGTGGAAGATTTTCTTTCCAGGGGGGTGTTTTGGCATTGATCCCGATGGGAAGCTCCAATCAGTTTTTCCTTCAGCCGGAAGTTGTTTACTACGGTGCAGGTGAGTCTGGAAAAGATAAGGATGCAAAAGGTATGCAGGGCTACAACGCAATGTATGCAAACAATTACATCAGCGTACCGGTTTCATTTAAAGGCTATTTTTCTGAAGCTGAATCTGAGTTTTTCGGACAGATCGGCCCGAGATTCAACTTTTTGGTTGATCAGAAAGTTACAAACGAATCGAGAGAGATCTACCGTACAGACAGATTCGGAAAAGCAAAGTCTTTTAATTTTGCATTAGGTGCCGGTATTGGTTACAGCTACAAAAGACAGTTAGAATTGACTCTAAAATACGATTTCGGATTATCAAATACCTATCCGGATTTGGATGAGAGCAAGATCGACCCGAATTCTGCAAAGAAGAAATCTGAGCAGGTTTTAAGTCTTAGCTTAAGCTATATCTTCAAATAA
- a CDS encoding GLPGLI family protein has product MKFLKFIIFLIPIIFYCQNNRAYYQMKYKPNKIDTTTKKILQVLIFNSLKSSFQSHGVLKRDSLFAISLEHKNKTGDFLNNDENFRSSMDDQYKISSDSKSDIVTFQDILGEQYLAKYEEKIKLKWQISSDTQDFNGIKCQKATTEYGGRKWIAWFASEYNFHFGPYKFQGLPGLIIKIWDTENNFMWDFVGLKKQNSDNFYENTYLELQGWQIANLDKKNFLKVEHQYFNHPLGNISEIFPDASGDKIQKILEIEREKIKRNQYMNNKIEIAQK; this is encoded by the coding sequence ATGAAATTTTTAAAATTTATTATATTTTTAATTCCAATAATATTTTATTGTCAGAATAATAGAGCTTATTATCAGATGAAATATAAGCCCAACAAAATAGATACTACTACAAAAAAAATATTACAGGTTTTAATTTTTAATAGTTTAAAATCAAGCTTTCAATCACATGGAGTTTTAAAGAGAGATTCGTTATTTGCGATTTCGCTGGAACATAAAAATAAAACCGGTGATTTCTTAAATAATGACGAAAATTTCAGGTCGTCAATGGATGATCAATATAAAATATCAAGCGATTCAAAATCTGACATTGTAACTTTTCAGGATATTCTAGGAGAGCAGTACTTGGCGAAATATGAGGAAAAAATAAAATTAAAATGGCAAATAAGCAGCGATACTCAAGATTTTAATGGTATCAAATGTCAAAAAGCAACCACTGAATATGGAGGGAGAAAATGGATTGCATGGTTCGCCAGCGAATACAACTTTCATTTTGGTCCTTATAAGTTTCAAGGACTTCCAGGATTAATAATAAAAATTTGGGATACAGAAAACAATTTTATGTGGGATTTTGTAGGCTTAAAAAAGCAGAATTCTGACAATTTTTACGAAAATACTTATTTGGAATTGCAGGGTTGGCAAATTGCTAATTTGGATAAAAAAAATTTTCTAAAAGTCGAACATCAGTATTTTAACCACCCTTTAGGAAATATCTCAGAAATCTTTCCTGATGCTTCCGGTGATAAGATTCAAAAAATATTAGAAATAGAACGGGAGAAGATTAAACGAAATCAATATATGAATAATAAGATTGAAATTGCCCAGAAATAG